Genomic segment of Shewanella sp. OMA3-2:
AGCATGGGTAAAGTTGAGGTACCAGAGGATGTTTACTATCAGGCGCAAACCCAACGCGCATTAGATAACTTTCAATTATCTCAGCGGCGCTTCCCAGCTCCTGCATTACTCGCCTTACTCGATATAAAATCAGCCGCTGCTCAGGCTAATTGCCAGCTTGGCTTACTAGACAAACCTATTGCCATCGCCATTCAACAAGCGATTACTGCCAGTAAACAGCTGGATTTTGCAAAGCATTTTCCACTAGATCTGTTCCAAACAGGTTCTGGCACCAGCTCTAATATGAATGTTAATGAAGTCATTGCCAGCCTAGCCAGCGATATTTTACAGGATAAAGTTCACCCTAATGATCATGTCAATATGGGCCAAAGCAGTAACGATGTGGTACCCGCCAGTATTCACATCAGTACAGTGCGACATTTAAAAGCGCTCTTGTATCCAGCCATGACGGATTTAAGTGATAGGTTAACCTACTTAGCCAAAAAGCATTCAGATACGGTCAAAACCGGACGAACCCATTTAATGGACGCGATGCCCATTACGTTAGGGCAAGAGTTGTTATGTTGGCAGCAACAAATGAATGCAGCTCAGGCTAAGCTTCAACAGGCAGAGTTAGGTTTACATCAGTTGCCTTTGGGCGGCACAGCCGTTGGCACTGGGGTTAATTGCGACCCGCGTTTTGCCAAACTGACTTGTGATTATCTACAACAGCAAGATAAGCTACCCTGGCAAGCCGCCCAACTACCAGCCTTGTATATGAGTAGCCAAGATCACACCTTAGCTATGGCATCAGCCTTAAAAGGGTTGGCAATCAGCTTAATGAAAATAGCCAATGATTTACGCTGGATGAACTCAGGCCCTATTGCCGGATTACAAGAGATTCGTTTAACCGCATTACAACCAGGCTCATCAATCATGCCAGGTAAGGTCAACCCTGTGATCCCTGAAGCGGTTGCCATGATTGCCGCAGAAGTTATCGGCAATGAAGCCACCGTAACTATCGCCGCTCAATCCGGTAATTTTCAATTAAATGTCATGTTGCCACTGATTGCCGACAAACTGTTATCGAGCATCGATTTATTAACCAACGCCTGCCAAGCAATGACAACTAAAGTGTTTGCTGAGTTTACGCCCAATATGGATAACTTAACTCAGGCATTAGCGAAAAACCCTATTCTGGCAACCGCACTGAATTCCGTTGTCGGCTATGATATGGCGGCAAAAATTGCCAAGCGTGCCGACAAAGAACATAAATCAGTCCTAGAGATTGCACTTGAGGAAACCGAGCTAACCGAAAGTGAGTTACAAGCAATACTCGATCCTTTGCATTTAGCTAAGCCTCACCAATAGTATCTGCCTAATTAATTTAACCACAACATATCAACATAAAAATAAGGAGCTTAAGCTCCTTATTAACCTTAATCAAATTGAGTAATGAGTTAAATCTGATGAAAGAAACTGATACACGAGAATATTTCCCAGGCTATTGCCTATGCCGCTGTTTAAATCTGGTACTTAATTAAGTTATTAGACAAGTGGCATAGTTATTTTGGCCACCTAATTAGTGGTGATATAATGAGTGGTGACTACTTTAATGAATGTAAGCCAAACATATTACTTTCAGTATCCATAGCTAATGTAATAAAACCATATTCACCAATAGACATCTTAGATCTTTGCACCCGTCCACCAGCAGCAACGACTTTTGACTCTTCGATTGCACAATCTTCACATGCAAAGTAAATCAAAGTGCTATTACCACCTGCCGGAAATCCTTCCATTTGAACCAATGCGCCTGTAGCACCATACTTTTCCATATCGGATGGAAAAGACAACATTTTTATATTGTCATCATTTGGATCACCCAAAACGTCAAAATTTATGCCTAAGACAGACTGATAAAATTTTCTCGCTCTCGCTAAATCATTGACGTAAATTTCAAACCAGCCTACGGGATTAGTATTCATAAATTATCTCCTGAGTGATTAACTGTTCATATAAAGCCCATTTAAGGAACGAATTATAATGTGATTCAATCTAGCGATAGCACAACATAAACTCGGCAAATCTATCTGCGCTTTGGTTATTTTTTATACTCAACATATTGCTTAAAATTCTCGAGTATCATCAACCAACCTTGTCGTTGTTGTTCTACTGAGTTTTCATCTTCTGCTTCGAATGTTTCCGCTATTGTGGTTTGA
This window contains:
- a CDS encoding lyase family protein — translated: MSKMRIEYDSMGKVEVPEDVYYQAQTQRALDNFQLSQRRFPAPALLALLDIKSAAAQANCQLGLLDKPIAIAIQQAITASKQLDFAKHFPLDLFQTGSGTSSNMNVNEVIASLASDILQDKVHPNDHVNMGQSSNDVVPASIHISTVRHLKALLYPAMTDLSDRLTYLAKKHSDTVKTGRTHLMDAMPITLGQELLCWQQQMNAAQAKLQQAELGLHQLPLGGTAVGTGVNCDPRFAKLTCDYLQQQDKLPWQAAQLPALYMSSQDHTLAMASALKGLAISLMKIANDLRWMNSGPIAGLQEIRLTALQPGSSIMPGKVNPVIPEAVAMIAAEVIGNEATVTIAAQSGNFQLNVMLPLIADKLLSSIDLLTNACQAMTTKVFAEFTPNMDNLTQALAKNPILATALNSVVGYDMAAKIAKRADKEHKSVLEIALEETELTESELQAILDPLHLAKPHQ
- a CDS encoding VOC family protein, translated to MNTNPVGWFEIYVNDLARARKFYQSVLGINFDVLGDPNDDNIKMLSFPSDMEKYGATGALVQMEGFPAGGNSTLIYFACEDCAIEESKVVAAGGRVQRSKMSIGEYGFITLAMDTESNMFGLHSLK